A stretch of DNA from Deltaproteobacteria bacterium CG11_big_fil_rev_8_21_14_0_20_42_23:
GTGGTTTTGTTTACTGTGACGGCGCAAACTTAAATGCGCTTATGGGTGCAGTGCAACTTGGAAAAATCGGCGCTGACTGCATGCACTTTAACTTGCACAAAACTTTTGCGGTGCCACACGGCGGAGGCGGACCAGGAGCGGGCCCCATTGGTGTGGTGAAAAAGTTAGAACCCTTTTTGCCAAAGCCCATCATTCAAAAAAATGGCGATACCTTTAGTGTAGATCACAACCGTCCGCATTCCATTGGAATGATTAAATCATTTTGGGGAAATTTTGCCTGTACACTTCGAGCTTACGCTTACATTCGCCAATTGGGCAAAGAAGGCATCAAGAAAACAAGCCAGATGGCAGTGCTGAATGCAAAGTACATTCGCAAGCGTTTGGAAAAAGCCTATCACATGCCATTCAGAAAACCTGTGCTTCACGAGTGTGTGTTATCAGATAAAATTCAAAATGAATATGGCGTCAAAACCATGGATATCGCAAAACGCTTGATGGACTATGGCTTTCACCCGCCAACAGTGTATTTCCCGCTCATCGTTCCTGGAGCCCTCATGATTGAGCCAACGGAAACGGAAAACAAACAGCAAATTGATGCTTTTTGTGACGCTATGCTTGCTATTGCTGATGAGTGCAGAGAAACTCCAGAAGTCGTAAAAACTGCGCCAAATGTGAGTTTCCGAGCACGCTTAGATGAAGTGCGTGCGGCACGTGAAGTGAAGGTTACGGCTGCTTTATAGATATACGGGAACTATAAAAGTCCACCCCATTCTGAGAACACCATCTTTTTGCAAAAGCTCGTGAGGTGGGGATGAAAAAGGTGATGATGCTTTTACGGTGCGAAAAACTTCTTGATCATAATCTGTGAGGCCTGAACTCCTCAACAAAATTAATTCTGTAAGTTCACCCTTTGCATCAACGGCAACTCCAACTACAGTTGAATACTGTTTTTGAATTCGGGGAAATGCAACATTTCCTGGACTAAACGTCAAACGAAACGCTCGCTTCAGACGAACAAAATAATCTAAATGCAAAAAACGATGCACATTTAAATAGGTGTGATCAGCATGAGTATAATCCGGAAAATAGTCTTCGCTTCCGCCTCCGCCAATATCAACACTTAGCACGCCTTCATTTCTGGCTTGAGCAATTTTTTGCTTATAGAAAAGTGACTTGTCAAAATCATAAATATTCTTTTGAGCGCCATATTTTTTTGCAGCTTTTCTTTCAGCATTACCAGGATCGCGTGAGTCAATGTGCGTGTTTTTTTTGCGAACGGTTTCACGTTCTACCGTGGAATCGTAGGCACCTGCAAACCGTGCTGACTTTG
This window harbors:
- a CDS encoding glycine dehydrogenase (aminomethyl-transferring) (acts in conjunction with GvcH to form H-protein-S-aminomethyldihydrolipoyllysine from glycine; forms a heterodimer with subunit 1 to form the P protein); the protein is MAFDEPTVFEQSVEGRKGYQTPKLDVPAFADKMLSADLLRKKAAKLPELTETDITRHFTRLSSQNYAKDLGFYPLGSCTMKHNPKTANVAASLPAFELTHPLQDIATAQGNLQICWEMQNYLAEISGMDAISLWPCAGSHGEFVSLLVIRAYHAAQGNPRKKVLIPDSAHGTNPASAAVCGYDVVTLKSGPDGELHPETVKAAMDEEVAAIMITNPNTLGVFEENFKEISDIVHAKGGFVYCDGANLNALMGAVQLGKIGADCMHFNLHKTFAVPHGGGGPGAGPIGVVKKLEPFLPKPIIQKNGDTFSVDHNRPHSIGMIKSFWGNFACTLRAYAYIRQLGKEGIKKTSQMAVLNAKYIRKRLEKAYHMPFRKPVLHECVLSDKIQNEYGVKTMDIAKRLMDYGFHPPTVYFPLIVPGALMIEPTETENKQQIDAFCDAMLAIADECRETPEVVKTAPNVSFRARLDEVRAAREVKVTAAL